Genomic segment of Pseudomonas sp. DY-1:
CTGCTACCTATGAGCCTAGTCGGGCAGACATTGCTTTTCATGCCCCCGTGCGCTGGAGCCGAACACCGATGCTGGATCGATGGCGCGTGATCCGATCAAAGCGACGAGCCAGCTCCGGTCAGGTCGGCAGTTCTCGCCAGGTAAGGTAGATACGCAGGTCGAACTCCAGCTGGTGGTAGCCAGGCAGCATGTGCTCGCAGAGCTGGTAGAAGGCCTTGGTGTGATCGCGCTCCTTCAGGTGCGCCAACTCGTGGACCAGGATCATCTGCAGGAACTCCGGAGCGGCTTCCTTGAACAGCGAGGCGACGCGGATTTCCTTCTTCGCCTTGAGCTTACCGCCCTGAACCCGCGATATCGCGGTGTTCAGGCCAAGGGCCTTGTGCACCACATCGAGCTTGTTGTCGTAGAGCACCTTGTCCGGCGCCGGAGCGTTGCGCAGGTGCTCCTGCTTCAGGGCCATGGCGTAGCTGTACAGCGCCTTGTCGCTCTGCACCTCATGCCGTCCCGGGTAACGCCGCTCCAGGTAATCACCGAGACGGCCGGTGGCGATCATTTGCGCGACCTGGTCCTGGAGGCTGGCCGGGTAGCCACGGAGGTACTTGAGACTGGTCATGACGAAACAGGCGGAAATTGAAGGCGCGACAGTCTACCCGAGCAGGGCGAACC
This window contains:
- a CDS encoding YgjP-like metallopeptidase domain-containing protein, which gives rise to MTSLKYLRGYPASLQDQVAQMIATGRLGDYLERRYPGRHEVQSDKALYSYAMALKQEHLRNAPAPDKVLYDNKLDVVHKALGLNTAISRVQGGKLKAKKEIRVASLFKEAAPEFLQMILVHELAHLKERDHTKAFYQLCEHMLPGYHQLEFDLRIYLTWRELPT